In Porphyromonas cangingivalis, a genomic segment contains:
- a CDS encoding BACON domain-containing protein: MKKIKSILSCGVVAMTLAGCQQVGISDESREIYLEASEEIITLTDTATSKEINIETNAKGWIARLSEGSEWLHLNRNPSALILSSDGNATGKERSATITVEAENKVIHLLVRQRGAATKISLSEKQINVPMRGGLYTVNVSGNGTGWKIDGAELYQWIVVQQAHNGMSLQILKNDTPSTRIGKIYVVTESGTPAELVIVQEGDSPYTLPYMPAGPIYQTEVLRDAREREMFFIKTETKPRGETIYHFNAGDKAKSKVQYKFRKGIERYISFTVVTEGSDYGISDDFETHLSRLGFGLTSKNISGAIFIKNYVRFTPHYTVVAQVQVPTAGGQTTVVYYIEEVQPKPMPTFDNLPYRNPALLNKADFFAVKKWEENEGESVEVSRERGQKNPNIIARAEFSSVTNKDTHMGTVYFFEEVEVPYISKLSQKIDIYGDISLALWRNSEGRYFLTNEMKRLLKDEGFEFKTRSQTGPNQEWISYLNMSQGMAMLFTNINQPDGRVFLGISIFKIANENEETSYNIALENARNAIRR, translated from the coding sequence ATGAAAAAAATAAAAAGCATACTATCCTGCGGAGTCGTTGCCATGACTCTGGCAGGATGTCAACAAGTCGGTATTTCAGATGAGAGCAGGGAGATCTATCTCGAAGCGTCAGAGGAAATCATAACCCTTACGGATACCGCAACAAGCAAAGAAATAAACATCGAAACGAATGCAAAAGGATGGATCGCAAGACTTTCAGAGGGCTCTGAGTGGCTTCATCTGAATCGCAACCCATCGGCACTCATTCTCTCTTCGGATGGCAATGCGACAGGTAAAGAACGCTCTGCAACCATCACAGTCGAAGCTGAAAATAAAGTCATCCACCTCCTTGTTCGTCAAAGGGGAGCGGCAACAAAAATTTCTCTGTCTGAAAAGCAAATCAACGTACCTATGAGAGGAGGGCTTTACACCGTGAACGTCTCCGGAAATGGTACAGGATGGAAGATCGACGGAGCAGAGCTATATCAATGGATCGTAGTACAGCAGGCTCATAACGGTATGTCTTTGCAGATACTGAAAAATGATACCCCTTCGACACGTATAGGCAAGATATATGTGGTCACTGAAAGTGGGACACCTGCCGAACTCGTCATCGTACAGGAGGGAGACTCACCATACACACTTCCTTATATGCCTGCCGGTCCGATTTATCAGACAGAGGTATTGAGAGACGCCCGGGAAAGAGAGATGTTTTTCATCAAAACAGAAACCAAACCGAGGGGAGAGACCATCTATCACTTCAACGCAGGAGATAAGGCAAAATCGAAGGTACAGTACAAGTTTAGGAAAGGTATAGAGAGATACATTTCTTTCACCGTCGTCACTGAAGGTAGCGACTATGGTATCAGTGATGATTTTGAGACTCACCTCTCCCGACTTGGATTTGGACTCACAAGTAAAAATATCTCCGGGGCTATCTTCATCAAAAATTATGTGCGATTTACCCCTCACTACACAGTGGTGGCACAAGTACAAGTACCGACAGCCGGAGGACAGACAACAGTCGTGTACTACATCGAGGAAGTACAGCCCAAACCTATGCCGACGTTTGATAATTTGCCCTATCGCAATCCGGCATTACTGAACAAAGCTGATTTCTTTGCTGTGAAAAAATGGGAGGAAAACGAAGGCGAAAGTGTCGAAGTCTCAAGAGAACGAGGTCAGAAAAATCCCAACATCATCGCAAGAGCCGAATTTTCGTCTGTGACCAACAAAGACACCCACATGGGTACGGTCTATTTCTTTGAAGAGGTTGAGGTACCTTACATAAGCAAGTTGTCACAGAAGATAGATATCTACGGTGATATTTCACTGGCTCTTTGGAGAAACTCTGAAGGAAGATACTTCTTGACCAATGAGATGAAACGATTGCTCAAAGATGAAGGCTTCGAATTTAAGACTCGATCTCAAACCGGCCCCAATCAAGAGTGGATCAGTTATCTCAACATGAGCCAAGGAATGGCTATGCTCTTCACCAACATAAACCAACCCGATGGAAGGGTCTTCTTGGGTATCAGTATCTTCAAAATCGCTAACGAGAATGAAGAAACTTCGTACAACATTGCACTCGAAAATGCTCGAAATGCCATAAGAAGATGA
- a CDS encoding TatD family hydrolase, translated as MRIEELGQGGMGVSPYVDFHTHRHRYQVYAGRTDVIAVQSVMYGLELPLPEANYVTLGIHPMQDDVQELVRRLRVEPDKLRADLMAEINALGGRCCGIGECGWDRRSVLSWEDQDALMAFHYALAQDLGLPLVLHIVGGVHRLLALKSSVPSECVGWFYHGFRGKSATLGQLISAGVHVSLSPTHHTPKEIMMRSAEGVFFLETDDSDRDIETVYGEAASLLDVDVSYLRNKLLGDFKIFLSK; from the coding sequence ATGAGGATCGAGGAACTTGGACAAGGAGGGATGGGGGTATCGCCCTATGTCGACTTCCATACCCATCGTCATCGTTATCAGGTCTATGCCGGTCGTACGGATGTCATTGCCGTGCAGTCGGTGATGTATGGGCTGGAGTTGCCTTTGCCCGAAGCGAACTATGTGACTCTTGGTATCCATCCCATGCAGGATGATGTGCAGGAGCTTGTCCGCCGACTTCGTGTCGAGCCTGACAAACTTCGAGCCGATCTGATGGCAGAGATCAATGCGTTGGGGGGCCGTTGCTGCGGTATCGGTGAGTGTGGATGGGACAGACGGAGTGTACTGTCATGGGAGGATCAGGATGCTTTGATGGCTTTTCACTATGCTTTGGCGCAGGATCTGGGTCTTCCTTTGGTGCTGCACATCGTCGGTGGAGTGCATAGGTTATTGGCTTTGAAAAGTAGTGTGCCTTCCGAATGTGTCGGTTGGTTTTATCATGGTTTTAGGGGTAAGTCTGCCACTTTGGGACAGCTGATTTCTGCCGGTGTTCATGTGTCGCTTTCGCCTACACATCATACCCCAAAGGAGATAATGATGCGGAGTGCAGAGGGGGTGTTCTTTCTGGAGACCGATGATAGTGATAGAGACATTGAGACTGTGTATGGCGAGGCTGCTTCTCTTCTGGATGTTGATGTGTCTTATCTTCGTAATAAACTGTTAGGGGATTTTAAGATTTTTCTATCAAAATAA
- a CDS encoding Ig-like domain-containing protein, translated as MKPLLSLFFVALLMIMCSPQKERDIMIDSIRLSNSTISLVKGEKITLEAEVLPLNSTHQQLSWYSTDNTIASVSNDGTIVANEAGEATITVRAGKVWTSCLVRVMAQKIPVQSFSSETQEVVLPPDEQVKLSYTVTPENTTDHIRWKSADESIARVVGGTVFARTLGTTTITGTIGDKSLTWTVHVRQAPPKVSHIEITPSVLEIEVDEVHLLGLKVSADRPEDVTITWHSSDDRIVSVLNGRITAKKQGSTIITAKSGELEGKCTVTVIEKSNEIKSLSLDKESAKLRVEESVTLQAHVVPESALSMLKWSSSDESIATVSPYGMIKAVGKGKAEITVEVGNRSAVCTLTVTAGLEADDFIIDISDISALDATVTLTPPDDEMTYVFDVYSLHQYETIEKNGGVIEHNFAFWKQFGDDSFQTDLKTGITKTNVADNKEPGPFPGMTYVATCFGIDRNKNVTSPLKAVKFELKGSTPSDNKITFKEIEITQKGIAGEITTTNADGYYLSVQRRRYVDSYRDQEKNDPTKLIEGLSPTHYMIYRALGADLKYGTLDELILHGNITLKDDYFGAKSPGREYVLIIVGMDKEKGLCTEPIYHYFKTKPRNE; from the coding sequence ATGAAACCCTTATTGTCGCTATTTTTCGTGGCTTTGTTGATGATCATGTGTTCGCCCCAGAAGGAACGTGACATCATGATAGACTCAATACGCCTGAGCAATAGCACAATCTCTCTGGTTAAGGGAGAAAAAATCACATTGGAGGCAGAGGTATTACCCCTCAATTCGACCCATCAACAACTTTCTTGGTATTCGACCGACAATACCATAGCGAGTGTCTCTAACGATGGAACCATCGTTGCCAATGAGGCGGGCGAAGCCACCATCACAGTAAGAGCTGGCAAAGTGTGGACGAGCTGCTTGGTCAGAGTCATGGCTCAAAAGATCCCGGTGCAGTCCTTCTCGTCCGAGACTCAAGAGGTGGTACTCCCCCCCGACGAACAAGTCAAACTCTCTTACACCGTAACGCCGGAGAATACGACGGATCACATCCGGTGGAAATCTGCGGACGAATCCATCGCTCGTGTCGTTGGTGGGACAGTCTTTGCACGTACACTTGGCACAACCACCATCACCGGCACCATCGGAGACAAGAGCTTGACATGGACCGTCCATGTACGCCAAGCCCCTCCCAAGGTCTCACACATCGAGATCACCCCCTCAGTACTCGAAATTGAAGTTGATGAGGTACACCTGCTGGGGCTTAAGGTATCAGCAGACAGACCCGAGGATGTAACCATCACATGGCATAGCTCTGATGACCGCATCGTCTCTGTACTCAATGGTAGGATCACCGCAAAAAAGCAGGGGAGTACAATCATAACTGCAAAAAGCGGTGAACTTGAGGGTAAATGTACCGTCACCGTGATTGAAAAATCTAATGAGATCAAGTCCCTCTCTCTAGACAAGGAGAGTGCGAAACTACGTGTCGAGGAGAGCGTCACTCTCCAAGCTCATGTCGTTCCGGAAAGTGCCCTCTCAATGCTCAAATGGAGCTCTTCCGATGAGAGCATCGCCACAGTATCTCCTTACGGGATGATAAAGGCGGTAGGCAAAGGCAAAGCAGAAATCACCGTCGAAGTAGGCAATCGCAGTGCCGTGTGTACACTCACCGTGACGGCAGGTCTGGAGGCAGATGACTTCATCATAGATATATCAGACATTTCGGCTCTCGATGCGACAGTGACACTCACTCCTCCGGATGATGAGATGACATATGTCTTCGATGTCTACTCCCTGCACCAATATGAGACCATAGAGAAAAATGGCGGTGTCATAGAGCACAACTTTGCGTTCTGGAAGCAGTTTGGAGACGATTCTTTCCAAACAGACCTCAAGACCGGCATCACTAAGACAAACGTAGCAGACAACAAGGAGCCCGGTCCATTCCCCGGAATGACTTACGTGGCGACCTGCTTCGGCATCGACCGTAACAAGAACGTCACTTCACCTCTGAAAGCGGTTAAGTTTGAGCTCAAAGGTAGCACACCATCGGACAATAAAATCACGTTCAAAGAGATCGAAATCACCCAAAAAGGGATAGCCGGAGAGATCACCACGACCAATGCCGACGGCTATTATCTATCCGTACAACGTCGTAGATACGTCGACTCCTACAGAGATCAGGAGAAGAATGATCCTACAAAACTCATAGAAGGACTGTCACCCACACACTATATGATATATAGAGCCTTGGGAGCAGATCTTAAGTATGGCACGTTGGACGAACTCATCCTTCACGGTAATATCACGCTCAAAGATGACTACTTTGGGGCAAAATCCCCCGGTAGGGAATATGTGTTGATCATAGTGGGCATGGACAAAGAGAAAGGTCTCTGCACCGAACCGATATACCATTACTTCAAGACAAAACCTAGAAACGAATAA
- a CDS encoding DUF4271 domain-containing protein → MKTSILISDTLSTVWPAFAERYGEVVAPPSPSHSEGVVVAVLITLFFTALFSLFSPALRRTKVLNILALRAGDNVKGESDTPGVGITTFFLLQGAFLLAILLEAGYADKVGNAMDYTSYRWRLLAFVGVIVGAFVVSCLVYRWIGLVFATKEEVKVWRVNYFTLLSLWSLFLFVPVLMLVMDKLSHTVSLAVALVGYVVFRIILFVRIVQIFRFSFHHPLHLFLYLCGREFAPLLLLLGVFL, encoded by the coding sequence GTGAAGACGTCTATCCTCATATCCGATACGCTCTCTACGGTGTGGCCGGCCTTTGCTGAGCGCTATGGCGAGGTGGTTGCACCTCCTTCCCCTTCGCACAGCGAGGGTGTGGTGGTAGCTGTGCTTATCACCCTCTTTTTCACGGCTCTTTTTTCGCTCTTCTCTCCGGCTCTTAGGCGTACTAAGGTGCTCAATATCCTTGCGCTTCGTGCCGGTGACAATGTCAAGGGAGAGAGCGATACTCCGGGTGTCGGGATTACGACCTTCTTCCTCCTGCAGGGGGCTTTCCTGCTGGCTATTCTCCTCGAAGCCGGTTATGCCGATAAGGTCGGCAATGCGATGGATTACACGAGCTATCGGTGGCGATTGTTGGCCTTTGTGGGGGTGATCGTTGGGGCTTTTGTGGTGTCTTGTCTCGTCTACCGATGGATCGGACTCGTCTTTGCGACCAAGGAGGAGGTGAAAGTGTGGAGGGTCAACTACTTTACACTCCTGTCTCTGTGGTCATTATTCCTTTTCGTGCCCGTCCTCATGCTAGTGATGGATAAGTTGAGTCATACGGTCTCTCTTGCCGTGGCGTTGGTAGGGTATGTGGTGTTTCGGATTATACTTTTTGTACGTATCGTCCAAATATTTAGATTTTCTTTTCATCATCCTTTGCATCTATTTTTGTACCTTTGCGGGCGAGAATTTGCACCCTTATTGTTGCTTTTGGGTGTGTTTCTATAA
- a CDS encoding phage holin family protein yields the protein MQKSIQTLIQETKEDLSNIIDSKIELYKLSAYEKGIPVGLNIAYNTILIVLLLFVIGMLLTSAALGMATLFVDGDVSVLTAVSLGFLAVGGILLLIGLIMLFLRKSIVRSSYNKIIGKMLDETPEVVNTDALAIEYHPETYNTYTQEERMQ from the coding sequence ATGCAGAAGTCTATACAAACTCTTATTCAAGAGACCAAAGAAGATCTCAGCAATATCATAGATAGTAAGATCGAGCTGTACAAGCTTTCTGCTTACGAGAAGGGGATACCTGTCGGGCTCAACATCGCCTACAATACCATCCTCATCGTGCTGTTGTTGTTTGTCATCGGGATGCTTCTCACTTCGGCTGCATTGGGTATGGCCACGTTGTTTGTCGATGGTGACGTCTCTGTGCTCACAGCAGTCTCTCTGGGCTTTTTGGCCGTCGGTGGGATATTGCTTTTGATCGGTTTGATCATGCTCTTTTTGCGTAAGAGTATCGTGCGATCAAGCTACAACAAGATCATCGGAAAGATGCTGGACGAGACCCCCGAGGTCGTCAATACCGACGCTCTTGCCATCGAGTATCATCCCGAAACTTACAATACATACACTCAGGAGGAAAGAATGCAATGA
- a CDS encoding uroporphyrinogen-III synthase translates to MSRKIQKILVSQPQPTVAKSPYFTLAEKYQLELDFKPFFTTESVSAREFRDQKVEILDHTAIVLTSRTAVDFFFKMVGELRLTMPDTMKYFCGSEVVATYLQKYIVYRKRKIFFAEKGQTSELAQIILKHPKEKYFVPATEESHKDELLQAMESKNIAYTRSVLYRKINQTFTKEEIESYDMLVFFSPNGIDSLIENVPDYAQGEQLIGCFGDGTAKAVEAKGLKSAVAAPSPMFPSMAAAIESLLVAKK, encoded by the coding sequence ATGTCGAGAAAAATTCAAAAGATACTTGTCTCTCAGCCCCAACCTACGGTTGCTAAGTCTCCGTACTTTACCTTGGCTGAGAAATACCAGTTGGAACTGGATTTTAAACCTTTTTTTACCACAGAATCGGTCTCTGCCCGAGAGTTCAGAGATCAGAAGGTGGAGATCTTGGATCACACCGCCATTGTCCTCACATCACGCACAGCCGTGGACTTCTTCTTCAAGATGGTCGGAGAGCTTCGTCTCACGATGCCCGATACGATGAAGTACTTCTGTGGCTCGGAGGTGGTGGCAACTTATCTCCAAAAGTACATTGTTTATCGTAAGCGTAAGATATTTTTTGCCGAAAAGGGTCAGACCAGTGAGTTGGCTCAGATCATCCTCAAGCATCCGAAGGAAAAGTATTTCGTCCCTGCTACCGAGGAAAGTCATAAGGACGAACTCCTTCAGGCTATGGAGAGCAAAAATATAGCTTATACCAGATCGGTGCTTTACCGAAAGATCAACCAAACGTTTACGAAAGAGGAGATCGAGTCGTACGATATGCTCGTCTTCTTCAGTCCCAATGGGATCGACTCACTCATAGAGAATGTCCCCGACTACGCACAGGGTGAGCAGCTCATCGGCTGTTTCGGGGATGGTACGGCCAAGGCGGTTGAGGCCAAGGGACTCAAGTCTGCTGTAGCTGCTCCTTCGCCCATGTTCCCTTCTATGGCTGCGGCCATAGAGAGCCTCTTGGTGGCAAAGAAGTAA
- a CDS encoding ribonuclease P protein component, protein MGKMKPNGLSKEERLYLNREVEALFASRKSFSAFPFRIIIQTEEVCEGGVKILVSIPKKRLKHATDRNTMKRRTRESYRTNKSAIVAFARENGLVIRIGFLYIANELTQSDKVLRSVQYALDKIVSVLNE, encoded by the coding sequence ATGGGAAAGATGAAACCAAATGGACTGAGCAAAGAAGAGCGCCTGTATCTCAATCGTGAGGTAGAGGCGCTCTTTGCCTCTCGGAAGAGCTTCTCAGCGTTTCCTTTCCGCATCATTATTCAGACTGAAGAGGTCTGCGAGGGTGGTGTGAAGATCCTTGTCAGCATCCCCAAAAAGAGGCTCAAACATGCCACGGATCGTAATACCATGAAGCGGCGTACGCGAGAGTCCTATCGCACAAATAAGTCTGCAATCGTGGCTTTTGCCCGGGAGAATGGGCTTGTGATACGGATCGGCTTCCTTTATATCGCCAATGAACTCACGCAGAGTGACAAGGTCTTGCGCTCGGTGCAGTATGCCTTGGACAAGATCGTGTCCGTCCTCAACGAATAA
- the ybeY gene encoding rRNA maturation RNase YbeY: MAITFYSEGVNIPKFRRREVSRWITDVAASYGREIGEVTYLFCDDEKILEMNNKYLGHDYYTDIITFGQGVDDLLFADIVISLDTVASNAEKYGQRFETELLRVIIHGILHLCGEDDLDDESEAKMRVAENRALSMLSEDQSEMWRK, from the coding sequence ATGGCTATTACGTTTTATTCTGAAGGTGTCAATATCCCTAAGTTCAGACGTCGAGAGGTGAGCCGATGGATCACGGATGTGGCTGCAAGCTATGGCCGTGAGATCGGTGAGGTCACATACCTCTTTTGTGACGACGAGAAGATTCTGGAGATGAACAACAAGTACCTCGGACACGACTACTACACGGATATCATTACCTTTGGTCAGGGAGTGGATGATCTCCTCTTTGCCGATATCGTCATCAGTCTCGATACCGTGGCATCGAATGCTGAGAAGTATGGTCAGAGGTTCGAGACCGAACTTTTGCGAGTGATCATCCATGGTATCCTTCACCTCTGTGGTGAGGATGATCTCGATGATGAGAGTGAGGCTAAGATGCGTGTTGCCGAAAATCGTGCACTCTCGATGCTCTCCGAGGATCAGTCCGAAATGTGGCGTAAGTGA
- a CDS encoding ATP-dependent 6-phosphofructokinase gives MRIGILTSGGDCPGINATIRGVGKTAMVAHGMEVLGFHKGFSGIPAGSYDVLNMDKLSGILHLGGTILGTSREGHIGKALLQDEAFANEFCEAYHRLGLDAIVAIGGNGTMKTAKIVSDLGLNVVAIPKTIDNDVWGTDVTFGFDTAVSIATEAIDRLHSTAASHNRVMVVEVMGHHAGWIALHAGMAGAADVILLPELGFDIEVIKKDIVERAKAGKQHSIIVVAEGIEINGKKRPGHRLSKILSEETFLECRETVLGYVQRGGAPSATDRNLGTRMGGHAAQLISQGIFGVMVRMQGGALGHIPLSQVAGRLKVVEPDNELIIQGRRMGISFGLPRE, from the coding sequence ATGAGAATAGGTATACTCACATCGGGAGGAGACTGTCCCGGGATCAATGCCACGATACGAGGGGTAGGGAAGACTGCCATGGTGGCTCATGGTATGGAGGTGTTAGGCTTTCATAAAGGCTTCTCAGGCATCCCTGCAGGTAGTTATGACGTCTTGAATATGGACAAACTCAGTGGTATTCTTCATCTTGGCGGCACCATCCTCGGCACTTCTCGTGAAGGGCATATCGGTAAGGCTTTGCTTCAAGATGAGGCCTTTGCCAATGAGTTTTGTGAGGCTTATCACCGCCTTGGCCTTGATGCGATCGTTGCCATCGGGGGGAATGGGACAATGAAGACTGCTAAGATCGTCTCGGATCTCGGTCTCAATGTTGTTGCGATCCCCAAGACGATCGACAATGACGTCTGGGGTACTGATGTCACTTTCGGGTTTGATACCGCCGTGAGTATTGCCACAGAAGCCATCGACCGTCTTCACAGCACTGCCGCATCGCACAACCGTGTGATGGTCGTCGAGGTCATGGGACATCATGCCGGGTGGATTGCTCTCCATGCCGGTATGGCGGGAGCCGCCGACGTCATTCTTTTGCCCGAACTCGGGTTTGACATCGAAGTCATCAAGAAAGACATCGTAGAGCGCGCCAAGGCTGGCAAACAACACTCCATCATCGTTGTGGCCGAAGGGATAGAGATCAACGGCAAGAAGCGTCCCGGTCATCGTCTCAGCAAGATCCTTTCGGAAGAAACATTCCTCGAATGCCGTGAGACCGTTTTGGGATATGTCCAGCGTGGTGGCGCTCCCTCCGCTACCGATCGCAATCTCGGTACACGAATGGGAGGACACGCAGCCCAGCTCATCTCGCAAGGTATCTTCGGAGTCATGGTGCGTATGCAGGGAGGAGCTTTGGGGCATATCCCACTCTCTCAAGTCGCAGGTCGACTAAAGGTCGTAGAGCCCGACAACGAGCTCATCATCCAAGGCCGTCGCATGGGTATCTCTTTCGGGCTTCCGAGAGAATGA
- the gap gene encoding type I glyceraldehyde-3-phosphate dehydrogenase has protein sequence MIKVGINGFGRIGRFVFRAAQTRNDMEVVAINDLAPVDYLAYMLKYDTMHGRFDGTVSYEGDSTLIVNGKKIRVTAEKDPANLKWNEAGAEYIVESTGLFLSKEKSQAHLAAGAKYVVMSAPSSDDTPMFVIGVNHNEYVKGTQIVSNASCTTNCLAPIAKVLNDNFGLVNGLMTTVHSVTATQKTVDGPSLKDWRGGRAATGNIIPSSTGAAKAVGKVIPELNGKLTGMSMRVPTLDVSVVDLTVNLAKPAKYEEICRLMKEASEGELKGVLGYTDEAVVSSDFLGDTRTSIFDATAGIAITDTFVKVVSWYDNEIGYSNKVLDLVAHMAKVNG, from the coding sequence ATGATTAAAGTAGGTATCAACGGTTTTGGTCGTATTGGTCGCTTTGTTTTCCGTGCGGCTCAGACTCGTAACGACATGGAAGTCGTAGCTATTAATGACCTTGCTCCGGTAGACTACTTGGCTTATATGCTCAAGTATGACACCATGCACGGTAGATTTGATGGTACGGTCAGCTATGAAGGCGACTCTACTCTTATTGTCAACGGTAAGAAGATCCGTGTAACAGCTGAAAAGGATCCTGCAAACCTCAAGTGGAATGAGGCCGGTGCTGAGTATATCGTAGAGTCTACAGGGCTATTCCTCTCTAAGGAAAAGTCTCAAGCTCACCTTGCTGCAGGTGCGAAGTATGTCGTTATGTCTGCTCCATCCAGCGATGATACTCCTATGTTCGTCATCGGTGTCAATCACAACGAATACGTAAAGGGTACTCAGATCGTATCAAACGCATCTTGTACAACCAACTGTCTTGCTCCTATTGCTAAGGTCCTCAATGATAACTTTGGTCTCGTTAACGGTCTCATGACTACTGTGCACTCTGTCACAGCTACTCAGAAGACTGTCGATGGGCCTTCACTCAAGGACTGGCGTGGCGGTCGTGCGGCTACTGGCAATATCATCCCATCATCTACAGGTGCTGCCAAGGCGGTAGGTAAGGTGATCCCTGAACTCAATGGCAAGCTCACAGGTATGTCTATGCGTGTGCCTACTCTTGACGTTTCGGTGGTAGACCTTACTGTAAATCTTGCTAAGCCTGCCAAGTACGAAGAAATCTGCCGTCTTATGAAGGAAGCTTCTGAAGGCGAATTGAAGGGTGTCCTTGGTTACACAGACGAAGCAGTCGTGTCATCAGACTTCCTCGGTGATACTCGTACCTCGATCTTTGATGCAACAGCAGGTATCGCAATCACAGATACATTCGTGAAGGTCGTTTCTTGGTACGACAATGAGATCGGTTACTCTAACAAGGTATTGGATCTCGTTGCCCACATGGCTAAGGTCAACGGATAA
- a CDS encoding YtxH domain-containing protein has protein sequence MRNDKVKLLLGIAIGTAIGAAIAYLSDDERRERLIDGVNDTADKMRENIKDAYYDARIRGRKAKRDLSRYMADMKGEAEDFYEDMKGRASRLARRGEETFDEVVEKVEEKYDEIEKKI, from the coding sequence ATGAGAAATGACAAAGTAAAACTACTCCTCGGTATAGCTATCGGTACTGCAATCGGCGCAGCAATTGCTTATCTTTCGGATGACGAACGCAGAGAGCGTCTCATCGATGGTGTCAATGACACTGCAGACAAGATGAGAGAAAATATCAAAGATGCATACTATGATGCTCGTATCCGCGGACGTAAGGCAAAGAGAGACCTCTCCAGATATATGGCAGATATGAAGGGAGAGGCTGAAGACTTTTACGAAGACATGAAGGGAAGAGCTTCTCGTCTCGCTCGTCGTGGTGAGGAAACATTCGACGAGGTGGTCGAAAAGGTTGAAGAGAAGTACGACGAGATCGAAAAGAAAATCTGA
- the yidD gene encoding membrane protein insertion efficiency factor YidD, translated as MIRQFLIKLLILPIRFYQRFLSPLKPPTCRYAPTCSAYAIQALRKHGPIKGLYLAVRRILRCHPWGGSGYDPVP; from the coding sequence ATGATACGACAATTCCTCATCAAACTTCTCATCCTGCCGATACGATTTTATCAGAGGTTCTTGTCGCCCCTCAAGCCTCCTACGTGTCGTTATGCACCGACTTGTTCGGCCTATGCCATACAGGCACTCCGCAAGCATGGTCCTATCAAGGGGCTTTATCTTGCAGTGAGGCGCATCTTGCGCTGTCATCCTTGGGGTGGTAGCGGTTATGATCCTGTGCCATGA